A region from the Corylus avellana chromosome ca7, CavTom2PMs-1.0 genome encodes:
- the LOC132187768 gene encoding uncharacterized protein LOC132187768 has translation MAEPNPEPTVSPKDEKDVKAPNIIERAKEEIDAITHTEKSPEHHKETHGRSDDIDENTPIDEVKGPSVFERVKEEIEAIVEAIHPKKESKSQEP, from the exons ATGGCGGAGCCAAACCCAGAGCCAACAGTATCTCCAAAAG ACGAAAAAGATGTCAAAGCACCGAATATAATTGAGAGAGCTAAGGAAGAGATTGATGCAATAACTCACACTGAAAAATCACCAGAGCATCACAAAGAAACGCATGGAAGGAGTGATGACATTGACGAGAACACCCCGATAGATGAAGTCAAGGGGCCGAGTGTGTTTGAACGAGTGAAGGAGGAGATTGAGGCCATTGTTGAAGCAATTCATCCAAAGAAAGAATCCAAAAGTCAAGAGCCTTAG